The Methylomusa anaerophila genome has a segment encoding these proteins:
- a CDS encoding C40 family peptidase, producing the protein MSFAHAAGTYQSGDQGPEVAAIQTQLNNLGYKAGNVDGDFGELTTNAVKAFQKARGIEADGIVSAETYRALIGREMPVSRGDGSTSGLRRVVQTALRYVGVPYAFGGTTPNGFDCSGFARFVFAQIGIYLPRMADEQFAIGRTVSYQNLQPGDMVYFSTYTSGPSHSGIYIGEGKFISATTSRGVAIDSLDSSYWGPRYVGARRVM; encoded by the coding sequence ATTTCTTTTGCCCATGCTGCCGGCACATACCAAAGTGGTGACCAAGGACCCGAAGTTGCCGCAATTCAGACCCAGTTAAATAATTTAGGCTATAAAGCGGGTAATGTGGATGGAGATTTTGGGGAGTTGACCACCAATGCTGTTAAAGCTTTTCAGAAGGCACGGGGAATAGAAGCGGATGGCATTGTCAGCGCAGAAACCTATCGAGCCCTTATAGGGCGTGAAATGCCGGTGAGTCGTGGGGATGGTTCCACCTCGGGGTTGCGCCGTGTCGTTCAAACAGCTTTACGTTATGTTGGGGTGCCGTATGCTTTTGGCGGGACGACTCCTAACGGATTTGATTGTTCAGGGTTTGCCCGGTTTGTTTTCGCCCAAATCGGTATATATCTGCCACGGATGGCTGATGAACAGTTTGCGATTGGCCGCACTGTATCTTACCAAAACCTTCAGCCGGGCGACATGGTTTATTTTTCCACCTATACTTCTGGACCGTCGCATAGCGGCATTTATATAGGAGAGGGAAAGTTCATAAGTGCTACCACCAGCCGTGGTGTGGCGATTGACAGCCTGGACAGCAGTTACTGGG
- a CDS encoding glycosyltransferase family 2 protein yields MPTKLISIVVPVFNEQDNVDNFYREVMKVMEPLPYKLELIFIDDGSYDATPAILDRLVHQDKRVRALILARNFGHQVALTCGLDHAAGDAVITMDGDMQHPPEMLPLLVSKWEEGFEVVQTIRINTEGVSWFKSFTSGIYYKLMNAMSNVRISAGGSDFRLLDKQVVESFRRFNERARFIRGMISAIGYRQTKLEFVAPKRFAGQSKFSLQKMLHFALDGITAYSKTPLRFAFYIGVLLGLISVGLTLHVLYIKLFTDEAVPGWATISASILLLGGLQLVGLGIIGEYVGRIFEEVKQRPLYWLRADLRQTSDKQE; encoded by the coding sequence TTGCCAACAAAACTAATCTCGATTGTAGTACCGGTATTTAATGAACAGGACAATGTCGATAATTTCTACCGGGAAGTCATGAAAGTAATGGAACCGCTGCCGTATAAACTCGAATTAATTTTTATTGACGATGGTTCCTATGATGCCACGCCGGCGATTTTAGACCGGCTTGTGCATCAGGATAAAAGGGTAAGGGCCTTGATTCTGGCCCGCAATTTTGGTCATCAGGTAGCTTTAACATGCGGCTTGGATCATGCGGCAGGAGATGCTGTTATTACCATGGATGGCGATATGCAGCATCCGCCTGAAATGTTGCCTCTTCTCGTATCCAAGTGGGAAGAGGGTTTTGAAGTGGTACAGACAATTCGCATTAACACGGAAGGAGTCTCTTGGTTTAAAAGTTTTACATCCGGGATTTATTACAAATTAATGAATGCCATGTCCAATGTGAGGATAAGCGCGGGAGGGTCGGATTTCCGCTTATTGGACAAGCAGGTAGTAGAAAGCTTTCGTCGTTTCAACGAAAGAGCCAGGTTTATCAGAGGCATGATCAGCGCTATCGGCTATCGCCAAACCAAGCTTGAATTTGTTGCCCCGAAACGATTTGCCGGACAATCTAAATTTTCGCTTCAAAAAATGCTGCATTTCGCATTAGACGGTATTACTGCCTATTCTAAGACGCCCTTGCGTTTTGCGTTTTATATCGGCGTATTGCTAGGTCTGATTAGCGTTGGGCTTACTTTGCACGTATTATATATCAAACTGTTTACCGATGAGGCAGTTCCCGGCTGGGCAACTATTTCGGCCAGTATATTGCTATTAGGCGGATTACAACTGGTTGGACTGGGAATCATAGGTGAATATGTCGGGCGCATATTTGAAGAGGTGAAACAACGTCCTCTCTATTGGCTGAGGGCGGATCTTAGACAAACAAGCGACAAACAAGAATAA